The Mesorhizobium sp. NBSH29 genome has a segment encoding these proteins:
- a CDS encoding septation protein A produces MNPPILERDPADPRKKEINPWLKMALELGPLGVFFFANSRGEWLGGHFPVLAEMGGPIFIATGLFMAATAIALIASWILTRTLPIMPMVSGVVVLVFGALTLYLQDEVFIKMKPTIVNTLFGGVLLGGLWFGKSLLGYVFDSAFKLDAEGWRKLTFRWGLFFLFLAVVNEVVWRSFSTDSWVAFKVWGIMPITIIFTLSQMPLIQNHSLDDRLKK; encoded by the coding sequence ATGAACCCGCCCATTCTCGAACGTGACCCCGCCGATCCCCGCAAAAAGGAGATCAACCCATGGCTCAAAATGGCGCTTGAGCTGGGGCCGCTGGGCGTCTTCTTCTTCGCCAATTCACGGGGTGAATGGCTGGGTGGGCACTTTCCGGTGCTGGCTGAAATGGGAGGGCCAATTTTTATTGCCACGGGCCTGTTCATGGCAGCAACGGCAATAGCGCTCATCGCTTCATGGATATTGACGCGCACGCTACCGATCATGCCCATGGTATCAGGCGTGGTGGTATTGGTTTTCGGCGCGTTGACGCTTTACCTGCAGGACGAGGTCTTCATCAAGATGAAGCCGACCATCGTCAACACGCTGTTTGGCGGTGTTTTGCTCGGTGGCCTGTGGTTCGGCAAGTCGCTTCTGGGCTATGTGTTCGACTCTGCTTTCAAACTCGACGCTGAGGGATGGCGCAAGCTGACATTCCGCTGGGGACTGTTTTTCCTGTTTTTGGCAGTGGTGAACGAAGTGGTCTGGCGTTCATTTTCTACCGACAGCTGGGTGGCGTTCAAGGTGTGGGGGATTATGCCCATCACAATTATCTTCACACTCAGTCAGATGCCGCTGATACAGAACCACTCGTTGGACGACCGCTTGAAAAAGTAG
- the ftsY gene encoding signal recognition particle-docking protein FtsY has product MAFGFIKKVFSFGRKEQPIEEKEQLPDANTQVAEPPATETSRQPETALSPAEIPPPLSPPEPVEPNLVDKGGAPENEALPTPPVEKAEPKAEPVSMPSVEPARAEDVLPPLRQPAPVEANPIYAEVAPEPEPLPKPGQQVAPEPTPDSTSSTEAPPLKPASQKVVVAKAVERKVAPEPVDEPQPRTTWFQRLRHGLSRSSKELSSNIAGVFTKRKLDEDTLQDLEDVLIRADLGMETALRITDALSASRYGKDVAEEEVRAIMAQEVEKVLAPVAQSLELDLSHKPHVILVVGVNGTGKTTTIGKLAAKLSAGGLNVMLAAGDTFRAAAIEQLKIWGERTGAPVIATKLGADAAGLAYDAFEQAKQAGSDVLIIDTAGRLQNKTELMAELEKIVRVLGKLDPGAPHTVLQTIDATTGQNALNQVEIFRNIAGVNGLVMTKLDGTARGGILVAIAAKHKLPVYFIGVGEQIEDLEPFSAGDFAKVISGVA; this is encoded by the coding sequence ATGGCATTTGGGTTCATCAAGAAGGTTTTTTCCTTTGGCCGCAAAGAGCAGCCGATAGAGGAAAAAGAGCAATTACCGGATGCCAACACGCAGGTTGCCGAGCCGCCGGCGACCGAGACGTCACGGCAGCCGGAAACTGCGCTGTCACCCGCAGAGATACCGCCACCCCTGAGCCCGCCCGAGCCCGTAGAGCCCAACCTTGTCGACAAAGGGGGTGCCCCGGAAAACGAGGCTCTGCCGACACCGCCGGTGGAAAAGGCCGAGCCAAAGGCGGAGCCGGTATCCATGCCGAGCGTCGAGCCGGCTCGGGCTGAGGATGTCTTGCCACCTCTGAGGCAGCCTGCACCAGTCGAGGCGAACCCGATCTACGCTGAGGTCGCGCCGGAGCCGGAGCCTTTGCCAAAGCCTGGCCAGCAGGTCGCACCCGAACCCACGCCTGACAGCACATCCTCGACAGAGGCACCGCCGCTCAAACCCGCATCGCAAAAGGTTGTGGTTGCCAAGGCCGTCGAGAGGAAGGTGGCGCCCGAGCCGGTCGACGAGCCGCAGCCCCGCACGACCTGGTTCCAGCGCTTGAGGCATGGCCTGTCGCGGTCGTCAAAAGAGCTGTCGTCGAACATTGCCGGTGTCTTCACCAAACGCAAGCTGGACGAAGATACGCTTCAGGATCTCGAAGATGTGCTGATCCGCGCCGACCTTGGCATGGAAACCGCGCTGCGCATCACCGATGCGCTTTCGGCCAGCCGTTATGGCAAGGATGTTGCCGAAGAAGAGGTTCGCGCGATCATGGCGCAGGAGGTCGAAAAAGTGCTCGCGCCGGTGGCGCAGTCGCTGGAACTCGACCTGTCGCACAAGCCGCACGTAATCCTGGTCGTCGGCGTCAACGGCACTGGCAAAACGACGACCATCGGCAAGCTGGCCGCCAAGCTTTCAGCAGGTGGACTCAACGTGATGCTGGCCGCCGGCGACACATTTAGAGCTGCGGCAATCGAGCAACTGAAGATTTGGGGTGAACGCACGGGGGCGCCGGTGATCGCTACAAAACTCGGTGCTGATGCCGCCGGGCTTGCCTATGATGCCTTCGAGCAGGCCAAACAGGCTGGATCCGATGTGCTTATCATCGATACCGCAGGTCGGCTGCAAAACAAGACTGAGCTGATGGCGGAATTGGAAAAAATTGTGCGGGTGCTCGGCAAGCTCGATCCGGGGGCGCCCCACACGGTGCTGCAGACGATAGATGCGACGACCGGGCAAAATGCGCTCAATCAGGTCGAAATTTTCCGGAACATTGCTGGCGTCAATGGATTGGTGATGACAAAGCTTGACGGTACGGCGCGCGGCGGCATCCTTGTGGCGATCGCGGCAAAGCACAAATTACCGGTCTATTTCATCGGCGTCGGCGAGCAGATCGAAGATCTTGAACCCTTTTCAGCTGGCGATTTCGCCAAGGTGATTTCCGGCGTGGCGTAA
- the mtaB gene encoding tRNA (N(6)-L-threonylcarbamoyladenosine(37)-C(2))-methylthiotransferase MtaB: MAVDIVTFGCRLNTYESEVMRKEAEAAGLGRLKDGAVIFNTCAVTGEAVRQARQAIRKARRDNPAARIIVTGCAAQTEPASFASMGEVDLVLGNEEKLKAHSYRALPDFGVNDTEKVRVNDIMSVTETAGHMVDSIEGRARAFVQVQNGCDHRCTFCIIPFGRGNSRSVPMGAVVEQVKRLSGNGYAEIVLTGVDMTSYGADLPGAPKLGRLVKTILAQVPDVLRLRLSSIDSIEADPDLLEAIATEPRLMPHLHLSLQSGDDMILKRMKRRHSRADSIRFCAELRQSRPEVVFGADIIAGFPTETEAMFENSLKIVDECGLTHLHVFPFSPREGTPAARMPQLPRSVIKERAARLRKAGEAAYVRHLSSLAGTRQNILIERDGLGRTEGFALTAIAAGNPGDIVPAIITGHDGSRLLASPLARQAA; this comes from the coding sequence ATGGCTGTTGATATCGTCACTTTTGGCTGCAGGCTCAACACCTATGAGTCCGAAGTCATGCGCAAGGAGGCCGAAGCTGCCGGTCTTGGCAGACTCAAGGATGGCGCGGTGATCTTCAACACCTGCGCAGTCACCGGCGAGGCCGTGCGCCAGGCGAGGCAGGCGATCCGCAAGGCGCGCCGCGACAATCCGGCCGCGCGCATCATCGTCACCGGATGTGCCGCCCAGACCGAGCCCGCAAGCTTTGCCAGCATGGGCGAGGTCGACCTCGTTCTCGGAAATGAAGAAAAGCTGAAGGCGCATTCCTATCGGGCGCTGCCTGATTTCGGTGTCAACGATACCGAAAAAGTGCGCGTCAACGACATCATGTCGGTTACCGAAACCGCTGGCCATATGGTCGATTCCATCGAAGGGCGAGCACGTGCGTTTGTGCAAGTTCAAAACGGCTGCGACCACCGCTGCACTTTCTGTATCATTCCGTTTGGGCGCGGCAATTCACGCTCAGTGCCGATGGGAGCTGTTGTGGAGCAGGTCAAACGACTTTCGGGCAATGGCTATGCCGAAATCGTGCTGACCGGAGTCGACATGACCAGCTATGGCGCCGACCTGCCGGGCGCTCCGAAGCTCGGACGGCTTGTGAAGACCATTCTTGCGCAGGTACCGGATGTTTTGCGGCTCAGGCTGTCATCGATCGATTCCATCGAGGCCGACCCGGATCTGCTGGAGGCAATCGCCACCGAGCCTCGGCTGATGCCGCATCTGCACCTGTCGCTCCAGTCGGGCGACGATATGATTTTGAAACGTATGAAACGTCGACATAGCAGGGCGGATTCCATCCGCTTTTGTGCTGAATTGCGCCAGTCTCGCCCCGAAGTCGTGTTTGGGGCCGACATTATTGCAGGATTTCCTACCGAGACTGAAGCGATGTTCGAGAACTCGCTGAAGATCGTTGATGAATGTGGCCTGACGCACCTGCACGTCTTCCCATTTTCGCCGCGGGAGGGAACGCCGGCAGCACGCATGCCGCAGCTGCCGCGTAGTGTGATCAAGGAGCGCGCCGCGCGGCTGCGCAAAGCTGGCGAAGCGGCCTATGTCCGCCATTTGTCTTCCTTGGCCGGCACCCGCCAAAATATTCTCATCGAGCGCGATGGGCTTGGACGCACGGAAGGCTTTGCCCTGACGGCAATCGCGGCCGGCAACCCAGGCGACATCGTGCCAGCGATCATCACCGGACATGACGGATCGCGCCTGCTTGCGTCGCCGCTTGCCCGGCAAGCCGCATAG
- the dapF gene encoding diaminopimelate epimerase, with protein MAGAAPFAKMNGLGNQIIVADMRGRADRVQPSAAIRLNGDGATRFDQIMAIHDPRTAGTINYIEIINSDGSKAQACGNGMRCVVQALAAETGTSHFTFETIAGILNAKERDDGLISVDMGVPRFGWQEIPLAEEFRDTRMIELQIGPIDAPVLHSPSVASMGNPHAIFWVDDDVWNYDLERFGPLLENHPIFPERANISIAQVTGRDVLVLRTWERGAGLTKACGSAACAAAVSANRTRRADRAVTVTVPGGPLSIEWRDDDHVIMTGPAEWEFSGTFDPATGVWARDRQDVA; from the coding sequence ATGGCTGGCGCTGCACCTTTTGCAAAGATGAACGGCCTCGGCAACCAGATCATCGTTGCCGACATGCGCGGTCGCGCGGATCGCGTTCAGCCTAGTGCCGCCATTCGGCTGAACGGCGACGGGGCTACCCGCTTTGACCAGATCATGGCAATCCACGACCCGCGTACCGCCGGAACCATCAATTACATCGAGATTATCAATTCTGACGGTTCGAAGGCGCAGGCCTGCGGCAATGGAATGCGCTGCGTGGTGCAGGCTCTCGCTGCCGAGACGGGCACATCACACTTCACATTTGAGACGATTGCAGGGATTCTGAATGCAAAAGAGCGTGACGACGGGCTGATTTCCGTCGATATGGGCGTGCCGCGATTCGGCTGGCAGGAGATCCCGCTTGCCGAAGAGTTTCGCGATACGCGCATGATCGAGTTGCAGATCGGGCCCATCGACGCGCCTGTTCTGCATTCGCCTTCTGTTGCTTCAATGGGCAATCCGCATGCGATTTTCTGGGTCGATGACGATGTTTGGAACTATGACCTGGAACGCTTTGGGCCGCTTTTGGAAAACCATCCGATTTTTCCCGAGCGCGCCAATATTTCCATCGCACAGGTGACAGGACGCGACGTGCTTGTGTTGCGCACATGGGAGCGTGGGGCGGGTCTCACCAAGGCGTGTGGTTCGGCCGCTTGCGCCGCCGCGGTCAGCGCCAATCGGACCCGACGCGCGGACCGAGCGGTTACCGTTACTGTGCCGGGCGGTCCTTTGTCGATCGAGTGGCGAGACGATGATCACGTCATCATGACTGGACCCGCGGAATGGGAATTTTCCGGCACATTCGACCCTGCAACGGGCGTATGGGCCCGCGACCGGCAGGACGTTGCCTAA
- a CDS encoding DUF1328 domain-containing protein, whose protein sequence is MIKWILILLVVAAVASLLGFGRLAGAAATGAQVLIGIVLVLFLLMIFGVFVIT, encoded by the coding sequence ATGATAAAATGGATTCTTATTCTGCTCGTGGTCGCTGCAGTAGCCAGTCTTCTTGGCTTTGGCCGTCTCGCAGGAGCGGCTGCAACGGGAGCGCAGGTGCTCATCGGTATTGTTCTGGTGCTGTTCCTGTTGATGATTTTCGGGGTTTTTGTGATTACCTGA
- a CDS encoding AprI/Inh family metalloprotease inhibitor, with protein MNFSKTGLMVAALMSLAVAGCQSERMTSLDTTSSRPAPLAAAPTGRVTGSQLPPPASPQTQDPSQFPTAPQQVASATPAVTEPLATAPDLSAGSVAGVWTASVAGQSCKVATPQTKFGAGFRAGPLHCPAPMDGIKSWNVAGKQLTLHDTNGSVLARLYATGPEKFDGQTASGVPISLSR; from the coding sequence ATGAATTTTTCGAAAACGGGTTTGATGGTCGCGGCGCTGATGTCGTTGGCTGTCGCCGGGTGTCAGAGTGAACGCATGACATCGTTAGACACGACCAGCAGCCGACCGGCGCCGCTTGCGGCAGCCCCCACTGGAAGAGTGACAGGTAGCCAGCTGCCACCTCCTGCGTCACCGCAGACGCAGGATCCTTCTCAGTTTCCGACTGCTCCCCAGCAGGTCGCTTCCGCAACGCCCGCTGTGACGGAACCGCTCGCAACCGCTCCGGATCTTTCGGCCGGCAGCGTGGCTGGCGTCTGGACCGCCTCGGTGGCGGGTCAGAGCTGCAAGGTGGCGACACCGCAAACCAAATTCGGTGCGGGTTTCCGCGCCGGGCCGCTGCATTGCCCTGCACCGATGGATGGAATCAAATCGTGGAACGTGGCCGGCAAGCAACTGACGCTGCATGATACCAATGGCAGCGTACTCGCACGGCTTTACGCTACCGGGCCAGAAAAATTCGACGGACAAACTGCAAGCGGCGTACCGATTTCGCTCAGCCGCTGA
- the zapE gene encoding cell division protein ZapE, producing the protein MHLREGIQTHSTVLQRYRHLTQTGAVSDDAAQRDVAAALDRVIDEICNKRIARKSSSLGWLFAKRTALAPVKGLYIHGGVGRGKTMLMDMFFELVPVRRKRRVHFNAFMSDVHDRIQKQRQARKDGTTKEDDPIPPVAKLMADEAWVVCFDEFSVTDIADAMILSRLFSALFSHGVVLVATSNVAPDDLYRDGLNRQLFLPFITLLSRQTEVLTINAGRDYRLDKFNHVPVYLTPLGTETDLQMNAAWDAIAKGVPAAATEITLKGRKIQVPMAAGKAARFSFAALCEQPHGARDFLAIADRFATLMIDAVPVLDETRRSATKRFILLIDTVYDRSMRLIMSADVVPELLYEGRNGTTEAFEFDRTVSRLKEMQSKDWLDAWDTHHKKIDQPQV; encoded by the coding sequence ATGCATCTGCGTGAGGGCATTCAGACACATTCCACCGTCTTGCAGCGATACCGGCATCTGACCCAGACCGGCGCAGTCTCCGACGATGCTGCGCAGCGCGACGTTGCCGCGGCGCTGGACCGCGTGATCGACGAAATCTGCAACAAGCGCATTGCCCGCAAATCGAGCTCTCTCGGCTGGCTGTTTGCCAAAAGAACCGCGCTGGCGCCGGTCAAGGGGCTCTACATCCATGGCGGCGTTGGCCGCGGCAAGACCATGCTGATGGACATGTTCTTTGAGCTGGTGCCCGTTCGACGTAAGCGCCGGGTGCATTTCAACGCCTTCATGAGCGACGTCCACGACCGTATTCAAAAACAGCGCCAGGCCCGCAAGGATGGAACCACCAAAGAGGACGATCCGATCCCTCCGGTCGCCAAACTTATGGCTGACGAGGCCTGGGTTGTCTGCTTCGACGAATTTTCGGTCACCGATATAGCTGACGCAATGATCCTGTCACGGCTCTTTTCGGCTTTGTTCAGCCACGGTGTCGTGTTGGTTGCCACCTCGAACGTTGCGCCCGACGATCTCTATCGAGATGGGCTGAACCGACAACTCTTTTTGCCCTTTATCACGCTTCTGTCACGCCAGACCGAGGTGCTGACAATCAACGCCGGACGCGACTACCGCCTGGATAAGTTCAACCACGTACCGGTCTACCTGACCCCACTCGGCACCGAAACCGACCTTCAGATGAACGCGGCTTGGGATGCAATAGCGAAGGGTGTCCCAGCCGCAGCTACCGAGATCACACTCAAGGGGCGCAAGATCCAGGTGCCGATGGCGGCCGGCAAAGCGGCCCGGTTTTCATTCGCTGCGCTTTGTGAACAACCGCACGGGGCCCGCGACTTTCTCGCCATCGCTGATCGCTTTGCAACACTGATGATCGATGCCGTTCCGGTGCTCGATGAGACCCGACGCAGCGCTACCAAACGCTTTATCCTGCTGATCGATACGGTTTACGACCGTTCTATGCGCCTCATCATGAGTGCCGATGTCGTGCCTGAACTGTTGTACGAAGGTCGCAACGGAACAACGGAAGCGTTCGAATTCGACCGGACGGTGTCGCGGCTCAAGGAAATGCAGAGCAAGGACTGGCTTGATGCATGGGATACGCATCACAAGAAGATCGACCAGCCGCAGGTCTGA
- the mdh gene encoding malate dehydrogenase → MARSKIALIGSGMIGGTLAHLIGLKELGDVVMFDIAEGIPQGKGLDIAQSSPVEGFDTRYTGANDYSAIEGADVCIVTAGVPRKPGMSRDDLIGINLKVMEQVGAGLKKYAPNAFVICITNPLDAMVWALQKFSGLPKSHIVGMAGVLDSARFRYFLAEEFKVSVEDVTAFVLGGHGDSMVPLTRYSTVAGIPLPDLIKMGWTTKEKLDQIVQRTREGGAEIVGLLKTGSAYYAPAASAIQMAEAYLKDKKRVLPCAAHLSGQYGVKNMYVGVPVVIGAGGVERVIEIDLNSAEQKMFDSSVSAVATLCEACVAIAPNLSKK, encoded by the coding sequence ATGGCACGCAGCAAGATTGCTCTCATCGGCTCCGGTATGATCGGCGGTACACTCGCCCACCTGATTGGCCTCAAGGAACTTGGCGATGTCGTCATGTTCGACATCGCAGAAGGCATCCCGCAGGGCAAAGGCCTCGATATCGCGCAATCTTCGCCGGTCGAAGGCTTTGACACCCGCTACACGGGCGCCAACGACTATTCTGCCATTGAGGGTGCTGATGTCTGCATCGTCACCGCTGGCGTCCCTCGCAAGCCGGGTATGAGCCGCGACGATCTGATCGGCATCAACCTCAAGGTCATGGAGCAGGTCGGCGCCGGTCTCAAGAAATACGCGCCAAACGCTTTTGTCATCTGCATCACCAACCCCCTCGATGCGATGGTTTGGGCCCTGCAAAAGTTCTCCGGACTGCCAAAGAGCCACATTGTCGGCATGGCCGGCGTGCTCGACAGTGCGCGCTTCCGCTATTTCCTGGCGGAGGAATTCAAGGTGTCGGTAGAGGATGTCACCGCTTTTGTGCTGGGCGGCCATGGCGATTCCATGGTTCCGCTGACGCGTTATTCCACGGTCGCCGGCATTCCGCTTCCAGACCTGATCAAGATGGGCTGGACCACCAAAGAAAAGCTCGATCAGATCGTGCAGCGCACCCGTGAGGGCGGCGCCGAGATCGTGGGTCTGTTGAAGACCGGTTCGGCCTATTATGCGCCCGCTGCTTCCGCAATCCAGATGGCAGAGGCCTACCTCAAGGACAAGAAGCGTGTGCTGCCCTGCGCGGCGCATTTGTCCGGCCAGTATGGCGTCAAGAACATGTATGTCGGCGTCCCGGTTGTTATCGGTGCCGGCGGCGTCGAGCGTGTGATTGAAATCGACCTCAACAGTGCCGAACAGAAGATGTTTGACAGCTCCGTCAGCGCGGTTGCCACTCTGTGCGAGGCCTGCGTTGCCATCGCCCCCAATCTTTCGAAAAAGTAG
- the sucC gene encoding ADP-forming succinate--CoA ligase subunit beta, producing the protein MNIHEYQGKQLLKSYGLPVAEGVAIFKPEEAEAAARALPGPLYVVKSQIHAGGRGKGKFNGLSADAKGGVRLAKTVEDVVSDAKEMLGRTLVTKQTGPAGKQVNRLYIEDGADIDRELYLSILVDRTVGQLAFVVSTEGGMDIEAVAHDTPEKIVTHPIDPEAGVTDADVAALSKAYGLSGAAAEDAKSVFPKLYKAFVETDMSLLEVNPLIVMTNGHLRVLDAKVSFDGNAMFRHPELAELRDLSEEDAKEIEASKFDLAYVALDGNIGCMVNGAGLAMATMDIIKLYGAEPANFLDVGGGATKEKVTAAFKIITADPAVKGILVNIFGGIMRCDIIAEGVIAAVKDVGLEVPLVVRLEGTNAELGKKIINESGLNVVSADDLDDAAQKIVRAVKG; encoded by the coding sequence ATGAACATTCATGAGTATCAGGGCAAGCAGCTCCTGAAGTCTTACGGACTACCGGTCGCCGAAGGTGTCGCGATCTTCAAGCCGGAAGAGGCAGAGGCTGCCGCCAGGGCGCTTCCCGGCCCGCTTTATGTGGTCAAGAGCCAGATCCATGCCGGCGGCCGCGGCAAAGGCAAGTTCAACGGGCTAAGCGCCGACGCGAAGGGCGGCGTTCGCCTCGCAAAGACGGTCGAAGATGTCGTTTCTGATGCCAAGGAAATGCTCGGTCGCACTTTGGTAACCAAGCAGACCGGCCCGGCCGGCAAGCAGGTCAACCGCCTCTACATTGAAGATGGCGCCGACATTGACCGCGAACTCTATCTCTCCATCCTCGTGGATCGCACCGTTGGTCAACTGGCTTTCGTGGTATCGACCGAGGGCGGCATGGACATCGAAGCGGTCGCTCACGACACGCCGGAAAAAATCGTTACCCACCCGATCGACCCGGAAGCAGGCGTGACAGACGCCGACGTCGCAGCACTTAGCAAGGCCTACGGTCTCTCGGGCGCAGCCGCTGAAGACGCAAAGTCGGTATTTCCGAAGCTCTACAAGGCATTCGTCGAAACAGATATGAGCCTTTTGGAGGTTAATCCTCTGATTGTCATGACAAATGGCCATCTGCGCGTCCTCGACGCGAAGGTCTCGTTCGACGGCAACGCCATGTTCCGTCATCCCGAACTGGCCGAACTGCGCGATCTCTCCGAAGAAGACGCCAAGGAGATCGAGGCTTCCAAGTTCGACCTCGCTTATGTCGCGCTTGATGGCAACATCGGCTGCATGGTCAACGGCGCCGGTCTTGCCATGGCAACCATGGACATCATCAAGCTTTATGGCGCGGAACCTGCCAACTTCCTCGACGTAGGTGGCGGTGCGACCAAGGAAAAGGTCACCGCGGCGTTCAAGATCATAACCGCCGATCCTGCCGTCAAAGGCATTCTGGTCAATATTTTTGGCGGCATCATGCGCTGCGACATCATCGCCGAAGGCGTCATCGCAGCCGTCAAGGATGTCGGACTGGAGGTGCCGCTGGTTGTGCGCCTCGAGGGCACCAATGCGGAACTCGGCAAGAAGATCATCAATGAGAGCGGCCTGAATGTTGTGTCCGCAGACGATCTCGACGATGCCGCCCAGAAGATTGTCCGAGCGGTGAAGGGCTGA
- the sucD gene encoding succinate--CoA ligase subunit alpha: MSILIDKNTKVLVQGLTGKTGTFHTEQALAYHGTQMVGGIHPKKGGETWSGSKGENLPIYSTVAEGKDRTGANASVIYVPPAGAAAAIIEAIDAEIPLIVCITEGIPVMDMVKVKARLDKSASRLIGPNCPGVLTPDECKIGIMPGNIFRKGSVGVVSRSGTLTYEAVFQTTNAGLGQTTAVGIGGDPVKGTEFIDMLEMFLADDETKSIIMIGEIGGSAEEDAAQFIRDEAKRGRKKPMAGFIAGRTAPEGRTMGHAGAVISGGKGGAEDKIAAMEAAGIKVSPSPARLGTTLVEAIKG, from the coding sequence ATGTCTATTCTCATCGACAAGAACACCAAGGTCCTGGTTCAGGGCCTGACCGGCAAGACCGGCACCTTCCACACCGAGCAGGCACTTGCCTATCACGGCACGCAGATGGTCGGCGGAATCCATCCCAAAAAAGGAGGGGAGACTTGGAGTGGATCGAAGGGCGAAAACCTGCCGATCTATTCCACCGTGGCCGAAGGCAAAGATAGGACCGGCGCAAACGCCTCGGTGATCTATGTTCCACCGGCGGGTGCCGCAGCCGCGATTATCGAAGCCATCGACGCGGAAATCCCGTTGATCGTTTGTATCACCGAAGGTATTCCGGTGATGGACATGGTCAAGGTGAAGGCAAGGCTGGACAAATCAGCATCGCGTCTGATCGGACCGAACTGCCCCGGCGTTCTCACGCCGGACGAGTGCAAGATCGGCATCATGCCCGGGAATATCTTCCGCAAGGGTTCGGTCGGCGTTGTATCGCGCTCGGGAACCCTTACCTATGAGGCCGTGTTCCAGACAACCAATGCCGGCCTTGGCCAGACCACGGCTGTCGGCATCGGCGGTGACCCGGTCAAGGGCACCGAGTTCATCGACATGCTCGAAATGTTCCTCGCCGACGACGAGACAAAATCGATCATCATGATCGGCGAAATTGGCGGTTCGGCCGAGGAGGATGCGGCACAGTTCATCCGTGATGAGGCCAAGCGCGGCCGCAAAAAGCCGATGGCGGGCTTCATAGCAGGGCGTACCGCACCGGAAGGTCGCACCATGGGCCACGCAGGCGCAGTAATTTCCGGCGGCAAGGGCGGCGCAGAAGACAAGATCGCAGCCATGGAAGCCGCCGGAATAAAAGTTTCGCCCTCGCCAGCACGTCTCGGTACGACGCTGGTTGAGGCGATCAAGGGTTGA